The following coding sequences are from one Helicoverpa zea isolate HzStark_Cry1AcR chromosome 4, ilHelZeax1.1, whole genome shotgun sequence window:
- the LOC124630069 gene encoding uncharacterized protein LOC124630069: protein MTHKQVKFGKDKRPRKVKPVEEDYEGGSSFRRAVLLSSDDVERMAVESSRARLINHLVSKSVDHSSREFASYYRGTTRYLEPPYSITSHTNGVFTPTVQKVIPAYPSLISAPRWYPYSKSTSAQNSDSDLNMDHKYTCRCEHCTSRGCPGNYNKTYRRNKFKDNIMTFNDQYTMTRKVLDAGCGSALMPSAPAVVDAILPGVSSMVAVRDAASKVMVHQMCSPAYFPVPILKKGSCYHEYGSTKLKPKKSVTDLDNEIVRDIEPLPVLRVKSLVRKEDVGTDYDDEFHPRKNIYNEGISDVVAIKMPLSMEKVTSRPVFSRSSMSSDSDVDYDQYAPRSDSRYHRHCTTSPSRDYYMDEATEAPARLFMIPKSSTMSKPCRRCKQMRNIKLPKKVLQSEKVVDACTNKRSRNKMPCRRK from the coding sequence ATGACCCATAAGCAAGTCAAATTCGGTAAAGACAAGAGACCTCGGAAAGTGAAACCAGTGGAGGAAGATTACGAGGGGGGGAGCTCTTTCCGGCGCGCAGTGCTGCTGAGTAGCGACGATGTCGAAAGAATGGCAGTGGAGAGCTCAAGAGCGAGATTAATTAACCACCTCGTCAGCAAATCCGTCGACCATTCTTCGCGAGAGTTCGCTTCGTACTACCGAGGCACCACGAGGTACCTCGAGCCTCCGTACTCGATCACATCCCACACTAACGGAGTATTTACACCCACTGTGCAAAAAGTGATCCCCGCCTACCCCTCCCTCATCTCAGCTCCTCGGTGGTACCCGTACAGCAAGTCTACATCGGCACAGAACTCTGATTCAGATCTTAACATGGACCACAAGTATACATGCAGGTGTGAGCACTGTACGAGTCGGGGCTGTCCCGGCAACTACAACAAAACGTACAGACGTAACAAGTTCAAGGACAACATTATGACGTTTAATGATCAATACACGATGACTCGCAAAGTGCTCGATGCAGGCTGTGGCAGCGCGCTCATGCCATCAGCTCCCGCGGTCGTGGACGCCATACTGCCGGGCGTGTCCTCCATGGTGGCGGTCAGGGACGCGGCGAGCAAGGTCATGGTGCACCAGATGTGCAGCCCGGCCTATTTTCCAGTTCCTATACTGAAGAAAGGTTCCTGCTACCACGAGTATGGCAGCACAAAACTGAAGCCAAAGAAGTCAGTTACTGACTTAGACAATGAAATCGTGCGCGATATTGAACCGTTACCAGTATTAAGAGTCAAGTCTTTGGTCAGAAAAGAAGATGTTGGCACTGATTACGACGATGAGTTTCATCCAaggaaaaatatatacaatGAAGGTATAAGCGACGTGGTTGCTATTAAGATGCCTCTGTCCATGGAGAAGGTGACGTCGCGTCCAGTGTTCAGCCGGTCGTCGATGTCGAGTGACTCGGACGTGGACTACGACCAGTACGCGCCCCGGAGCGACTCGCGGTACCACAGACACTGCACGACGTCTCCCTCGCGAGACTACTACATGGACGAGGCCACGGAGGCGCCCGCGCGCCTCTTCATGATCCCGAAGTCGAGCACGATGAGCAAGCCCTGCCGGCGCTGCAAGCAGATGCGCAATATCAAGCTACCCAAGAAAGTTCTGCAGTCAGAGAAAGTCGTAGATGCTTGCACAAATAAGCGCTCGCGCAATAAAATGCCTTGTCgaaggaaataa
- the LOC124630063 gene encoding 3-oxoacyl-[acyl-carrier-protein] reductase FabG-like gives MNIDFTDKVVLVSAGIGESTALLFAALGAKLSLVGRNEGKLRAVAAACHKLRGLQPLPIVTDLGTDEGVQKTAKETLDHFGKLDVLVNNAGISARTCLQMAEMATFDEVFRIDVRGVYNLTRLLVPALIESKGNVVNVSSIAATVVAVGSLPYGMAKAALDHFTRLVALELAPKGVRVNAVSPGVTVSNIVKRMTGYTEQQYQEWLSFAAAATPMGKVCEGEDIARMIVHLASDHSRLVTGTIVEVDGGLRFAPPANLLSQQMKS, from the exons ATGAACATCGACTTCACGGACAAAGTGGTGCTGGTGAGCGCCGGCATCGGCGAGTCGACGGCGCTGCTGTTCGCCGCGCTGGGCGCGAAGCTGTCGCTCGTGGGCAGGAATGAAGGCAAGCTGCGCGCCGTGGCGGCCGCGTGCCACAAGCTGCGGGGGCTGCAGCCGCTGCCCATCGTCACAGACCTCGGCACCGACGAGGGCGTCCAGAAGACCGCCAAGGAAACACTCGACCATTTTGGAAA GCTGGATGTGCTGGTGAACAACGCCGGCATCAGCGCTCGCACGTGCCTGCAGATGGCCGAGATGGCGACCTTCGACGAGGTGTTCCGCATCGACGTGCGAGGAGTGTACAACCTGACGCGGCTGCTGGTGCCCGCGCTCATTGAGTCCAAGGGGAATGTCGTCAACGTATCGAGTATAGCAGCTACTGTTGTCGCTGTGGGCAGCTTGCCCTATGGCATGGCTAAG GCTGCATTAGACCACTTCACGCGACTGGTCGCGCTTGAGCTGGCTCCTAAGGGCGTCAGGGTTAACGCCGTCAGTCCTGGAGTTACG GTATCAAATATAGTGAAGCGTATGACAGGCTATACTGAGCAGCAGTACCAAGAATGGCTATCATTTGCCGCTGCGGCCACCCCCATGGGCAAGGTCTGTGAGGGGGAGGATATTGCTCGCATGATCGTCCACCTGGCCAGTGACCATAGCCGCCTGGTCACTGGGACTATAGTGGAAGTCGATGGCGGGCTGAGATTCGCTCCCCCAGCGAACTTATTGTCACAGCAGATGAAGTCTTGA
- the LOC124630062 gene encoding 3-oxoacyl-[acyl-carrier-protein] reductase FabG-like — protein MDFTDKVVLVTGASAGIGESTALLFAALGAKLSLVGRNEGKLRAVAAACHKLRGLQPLPIVADLGTDEGVEKTAKETLDHFGRLDVLVNNAAVGARTNIQLATMEDFDRVFNVNIRGVYNLTRLLVPALIQSKGNIVNVSSIMATMVTTGNLPYSLSKAALDHFSRLIAYELAPKGVRVNVVSPGITVSTFVQRLTGYSDEEYRAWLKTAEGTIPMGTATTGDDCAQMIVQLASNEASRVVTGAVVPVDGALQFAGSGNSEILKDQVK, from the exons ATGGACTTCACTGACAAAGTGGTGCTGGTGACGGGCGCGAGCGCCGGCATCGGCGAGTCGACGGCGCTGCTGTTCGCCGCGCTGGGCGCGAAGCTGTCGCTCGTGGGCAGGAATGAAGGCAAGCTGCGCGCCGTGGCGGCCGCGTGCCACAAGCTGCGGGGGCTGCAGCCGCTGCCCATCGTCGCAGACCTCGGCACCGACGAGGGCGTCGAAAAGACGGCCAAAGAAACACTCGACCATTTTGGGAG GCTAGACGTCCTGGTGAACAATGCGGCCGTGGGTGCGCGGACCAACATCCAGCTGGCCACCATGGAAGACTTCGACCGGGTGTTCAACGTGAACATCCGAGGAGTGTACAACCTGACGCGGCTGCTGGTGCCTGCGCTCATCCAGTCCAAGGGGAACATCGTCAACGTGTCCAGCATCATGGCGACCATGGTCACGACGGGAAACCTGCCCTACAGTCTCTCGAAG GCGGCTCTGGACCACTTCAGCCGTTTAATTGCTTACGAGTTGGCGCCGAAAGGAGTACGCGTCAACGTTGTTAGTCCTGGCATAACA GTAAGCACTTTCGTCCAACGTTTAACGGGCTATTCGGATGAAGAGTACCGGGCGTGGCTGAAAACTGCTGAAGGCACGATTCCTATGGGAACAGCCACGACTGGGGACGACTGCGCTCAGATGATAGTGCAGCTGGCCAGCAATGAAGCCAGTAGAGTGGTCACTGGGGCCGTGGTGCCCGTCGATGGTGCTCTGCAGTTCGCTGGCTCCGGAAACAGTGAGATTTTGAAGGATCAGGTTAAATGA